One Hydrogenophaga crassostreae genomic region harbors:
- a CDS encoding aminotransferase class V-fold PLP-dependent enzyme, whose product MPGLLPHIDPDGLLEFSVVYTDRALNHMSKRFQGVMTDISRMLKDVYGAHSAVLVPGSGTFGMESVARQFAQGKHVMVVRNGWFSYRWTQIFDMGSIPSSHTVLKARRIAEGAQAAWAPAPIEEVKAAIAKEKPALVFAPHVETAAGMILPDDYLSAVADAVHAVGGLFVLDCIASGAMWVDMMATGVDILISAPQKGWSSSPCCAMVMLSERARKAIDATQSTTFAMDLKKWLQIMETYESGGHAYHATLPTDALQRLRDTMLETQTYGFARVREEQVALGQGVRALMERKGFPSVAAKDFQAPGVVVSYTTDPDIQSSKKFLAVGLQAAAGVPLQCDEPADFRTFRIGLFGLDKWHDVPATVARLETALAEIAPATATA is encoded by the coding sequence ATGCCCGGATTGCTGCCCCATATCGACCCCGATGGATTGCTGGAGTTCTCGGTTGTCTACACCGACCGCGCACTCAACCACATGTCCAAGCGCTTTCAAGGCGTGATGACCGACATATCGCGCATGCTCAAAGATGTCTACGGCGCCCACTCGGCCGTGCTGGTTCCGGGCAGTGGCACCTTCGGAATGGAATCGGTGGCGAGGCAATTTGCCCAGGGCAAGCACGTGATGGTGGTTCGCAACGGCTGGTTCAGCTACCGCTGGACGCAGATTTTTGACATGGGTTCCATCCCCTCCAGCCATACCGTCCTGAAAGCACGCCGCATCGCAGAGGGCGCTCAAGCAGCCTGGGCACCCGCGCCCATCGAAGAGGTGAAAGCCGCCATCGCGAAAGAGAAGCCAGCCCTGGTCTTCGCGCCCCACGTGGAAACCGCCGCCGGCATGATCCTGCCCGACGACTACCTGAGTGCCGTGGCCGATGCGGTGCACGCTGTGGGCGGGTTGTTCGTGCTCGACTGCATAGCTTCTGGCGCCATGTGGGTCGACATGATGGCCACCGGTGTGGACATCCTGATTTCCGCGCCCCAGAAAGGGTGGAGCAGCTCACCTTGCTGCGCCATGGTGATGCTCAGCGAGAGAGCCCGCAAAGCCATTGACGCCACCCAAAGCACCACCTTCGCGATGGACCTGAAAAAGTGGCTGCAGATCATGGAAACCTACGAAAGCGGCGGCCACGCCTACCACGCCACCTTGCCGACCGACGCACTGCAGCGCCTGCGCGACACGATGCTCGAAACACAGACCTATGGTTTCGCCCGCGTGCGCGAAGAGCAGGTGGCATTGGGTCAGGGGGTCCGAGCCCTGATGGAGCGCAAGGGATTCCCCAGCGTGGCCGCCAAAGATTTTCAGGCGCCGGGCGTGGTCGTGAGCTACACCACCGACCCAGACATCCAGTCGAGCAAGAAATTCCTGGCCGTTGGCCTGCAGGCAGCCGCAGGTGTGCCGTTGCAATGCGATGAACCCGCCGATTTCCGCACCTTCCGCATCGGCCTTTTTGGGCTGGACAAATGGCACGACGTGCCAGCCACCGTTGCCCGCCTGGAAACCGCCTTGGCCGAAATCGCACCGGCCACTGCAACGGCCTGA
- the lspA gene encoding signal peptidase II yields MAKSRKGSLWPWLALAAVVLMADVFTKILILQNYQLGDSTFVTGFFNIVRAHNTGAAFSFLAQAGGWQRWMFTGIGVVAAVFIIWMLRSHSGEKLFAFALACILGGAIGNVIDRVVHGYVVDWLDFHWNFLSGLFHGGHFPAFNVADAGITVGAVCLILDEILRVRRSR; encoded by the coding sequence ATGGCCAAGTCCCGTAAAGGCAGCCTCTGGCCCTGGCTGGCCCTGGCCGCCGTGGTTTTGATGGCCGATGTGTTCACAAAAATTCTGATCCTGCAGAACTACCAACTGGGCGACAGCACGTTTGTGACCGGGTTCTTCAACATCGTGCGCGCGCACAACACCGGTGCGGCCTTCTCTTTCCTGGCCCAGGCCGGGGGATGGCAGCGCTGGATGTTCACAGGCATCGGCGTGGTCGCGGCGGTCTTCATCATCTGGATGCTGCGCTCGCACAGCGGTGAAAAACTGTTTGCCTTCGCATTGGCCTGTATCCTGGGTGGTGCCATTGGCAACGTGATCGACCGCGTGGTGCACGGGTATGTGGTCGACTGGCTGGATTTTCACTGGAACTTCCTCAGCGGCCTGTTCCATGGCGGGCATTTCCCAGCCTTCAACGTTGCCGATGCGGGCATCACCGTGGGCGCGGTATGTCTGATTCTTGACGAAATTCTGCGCGTGCGCCGCAGCAGGTAA
- a CDS encoding porin family protein, giving the protein MKKMIKMLACTALGLTVLCAQAQTVEKKAASGVAKGEGYVSKGLKSAGFDNQDLYGELGLSLLSYKIASYGISSHPVMIRAIAGYDFHRNLALEAMLGLGLGGSTGVGYYGSGYNVSAGTMIGAYAKPRITLGDMELFGRVGLTNTSSSVRGYAGTDGGASFSYGAGLRYMTQWAAMGNRNVSINADYMSYYSGSGLKYTGLTVGAGLQF; this is encoded by the coding sequence ATGAAAAAAATGATCAAAATGCTCGCCTGCACCGCTCTGGGCCTGACCGTATTGTGCGCACAGGCACAGACCGTCGAGAAAAAGGCCGCCTCTGGCGTGGCCAAAGGCGAAGGCTACGTTTCCAAAGGATTGAAATCTGCCGGGTTTGACAACCAGGACTTGTACGGCGAGCTGGGCTTGAGCCTGCTCAGCTACAAAATCGCGAGCTACGGCATTTCCTCACACCCGGTGATGATTCGCGCCATCGCGGGCTACGACTTCCACCGCAACCTGGCTCTGGAAGCCATGCTTGGCCTGGGCCTGGGTGGTTCGACGGGTGTGGGTTACTACGGCAGCGGCTACAACGTGAGCGCTGGCACCATGATTGGCGCCTATGCCAAACCACGCATCACCCTGGGCGATATGGAACTGTTTGGCCGCGTGGGGCTGACCAACACCTCGTCCAGCGTGCGTGGTTACGCTGGCACCGATGGCGGCGCCAGCTTCTCCTATGGCGCGGGCCTGCGCTACATGACCCAATGGGCCGCCATGGGCAACCGCAACGTTTCGATCAATGCCGACTACATGTCTTACTACAGCGGCAGCGGCCTGAAGTACACCGGCCTCACGGTCGGCGCTGGCCTGCAGTTCTGA
- the ileS gene encoding isoleucine--tRNA ligase, which translates to MPDTPFPMRGDLPKREPAWVADWNDSANDKGLYMRLREARKGAPLFVLHDGPPYANGQIHMGHAVNKILKDTIVKSRQLAGFDAQYIPGWDCHGLPIENAIEKKHGRKLSRDDMQAKSRAYATEQIDQQREDFKRLGVLGDWERPYRTMDFANEAGEIRAFKRVIERGFVYRGLKPVYWCFDCGSSLAEFEIEYADKKSDTLDVAFETDDAAQLANAFGLAGLPAGKSAFAVIWTTTAWTIPANQALNAHPEFNYALVETPMGCLVLAETLVEKCLERFGLEGTVLATTTGDKLGGLNFRHPLYDVDAGYQRLSPVYLADYVSDGDGTGLVHSAPAYGVDDFNSCIANGLAYDDILNPVQGNGAYAADFPLFGGLHIWKAVPVILEALKAAGRLMATEPITHSYPHCWRHKTPVIYRAAAQWFIRMDEGEGVFTKDKAPKSLREMALAAIDHTSFYPENGQARLRDMIANRPDWCISRQRSWGVPVPFFLHIDSGELHPRTMEILDQAAEIVEKGGIEAWSRVTAEEILGADDAPFYTKSSDILEVWFDSGSTFQHVLRGSHAHSYPNGAFHADGPEADLYLEGHDQHRGWFHSSLLLGCALYGRAPYKGLLTHGFTIDSQGRKMSKSLGNGLDPQEVNKKLGAEIIRMWVAASDYSGDIAGDEKILARVVDGYRRIRNTLRFLMANISDFNATTDAVPLDQMLEIDRFALARAAEFQAEVLKHFDIYEFHPVVSKLQVYCSEDLGAFYLDVLKDRLYTTAPKSLARRSAQTALHQITHAMLRWMAPFLSFTAEEAWPILAGEANQGSIFFETFAALPSPNEALLAKWARIRAIRDQANKAIEDLRAAGTVGASLQATLTITAGADDAALLRSLGDDLRFVTITSAVTVVNGAQLGIAVAPSAAVKCDRCWHYSADVGIDPNHPAICGRCVSNLAEAEGRGAGETRSIA; encoded by the coding sequence ATCCACATGGGTCATGCTGTCAACAAGATCCTGAAAGACACCATCGTCAAGAGCCGGCAACTGGCGGGCTTTGATGCGCAATACATCCCCGGCTGGGATTGCCACGGTCTGCCGATCGAGAACGCAATCGAGAAGAAACACGGCCGCAAACTCAGCCGCGACGACATGCAGGCCAAGAGCCGCGCCTACGCCACCGAACAGATCGACCAGCAGCGCGAAGACTTCAAGCGCCTGGGCGTGCTCGGCGACTGGGAGCGCCCCTACCGCACCATGGACTTCGCCAACGAAGCCGGTGAAATCCGCGCCTTCAAACGCGTGATCGAGCGTGGTTTTGTCTACCGCGGCCTGAAGCCGGTTTACTGGTGCTTCGATTGCGGCTCGTCGCTGGCCGAATTCGAAATTGAATACGCCGACAAGAAGAGTGACACGCTGGACGTGGCCTTCGAGACCGACGATGCGGCCCAGCTGGCCAACGCCTTCGGCCTGGCGGGCCTGCCCGCCGGCAAGAGCGCCTTTGCCGTGATCTGGACCACCACCGCCTGGACCATCCCCGCCAACCAGGCACTCAACGCCCACCCCGAGTTCAACTATGCGCTGGTGGAAACGCCCATGGGCTGCCTGGTGCTGGCTGAGACGCTGGTGGAGAAATGCCTGGAACGCTTCGGTCTGGAAGGCACGGTGCTCGCCACCACCACCGGCGACAAGCTCGGCGGCCTGAACTTCCGACACCCGCTGTACGACGTGGACGCCGGTTACCAGCGCCTCTCGCCGGTCTACCTGGCCGACTACGTGAGCGACGGCGACGGCACCGGGCTCGTGCACTCGGCGCCAGCTTATGGCGTGGATGACTTCAACTCCTGCATCGCCAATGGCCTGGCCTACGACGACATCCTGAACCCGGTACAAGGCAATGGCGCCTACGCGGCCGACTTTCCGCTGTTCGGCGGGCTGCACATCTGGAAAGCCGTGCCGGTGATCCTGGAAGCGCTGAAAGCCGCTGGTCGTTTGATGGCCACCGAGCCGATCACCCACAGCTACCCGCATTGCTGGCGCCACAAAACGCCGGTGATCTACCGCGCCGCTGCCCAGTGGTTCATCCGCATGGACGAGGGTGAGGGCGTGTTCACCAAGGACAAAGCGCCCAAATCGCTGCGCGAAATGGCGCTGGCCGCCATCGACCACACCAGCTTCTACCCCGAAAACGGCCAGGCCCGCCTGCGCGACATGATCGCCAACCGGCCCGACTGGTGCATCTCCCGCCAGCGCAGCTGGGGCGTGCCCGTGCCCTTTTTCCTTCACATAGATTCCGGCGAGCTGCATCCTCGAACCATGGAGATCCTCGACCAGGCGGCCGAGATCGTGGAAAAAGGCGGCATCGAAGCCTGGAGCCGCGTCACTGCCGAAGAAATCCTGGGCGCCGACGACGCGCCGTTCTACACCAAGAGCTCCGACATTCTGGAGGTCTGGTTCGACTCCGGCTCCACGTTCCAGCACGTGCTGCGCGGCAGCCATGCCCACTCCTACCCCAACGGCGCCTTCCACGCCGACGGCCCCGAGGCCGACCTGTACCTGGAAGGCCACGACCAACACCGGGGCTGGTTCCACAGTTCGCTGCTGCTGGGCTGTGCCCTCTATGGCCGCGCTCCCTACAAGGGCCTGCTGACCCACGGTTTCACGATCGACAGCCAGGGCCGCAAGATGAGCAAATCGCTCGGGAACGGTCTGGACCCGCAGGAAGTCAACAAAAAACTGGGGGCAGAAATCATCCGCATGTGGGTCGCCGCCAGCGACTATTCCGGCGATATCGCCGGCGATGAAAAAATCCTCGCCCGCGTGGTCGACGGCTACCGCCGCATCCGCAACACCCTGCGCTTCCTGATGGCCAACATCAGCGATTTCAACGCCACCACTGATGCTGTGCCGCTGGACCAGATGCTGGAGATCGACCGCTTCGCCCTGGCGCGCGCGGCCGAATTCCAAGCCGAGGTGTTGAAACACTTTGACATCTACGAATTCCACCCCGTGGTGAGCAAGCTGCAGGTGTATTGCTCGGAGGACCTGGGCGCGTTCTACCTCGACGTGCTCAAGGACCGGCTCTACACCACCGCACCCAAGAGCCTGGCTCGCCGCAGCGCCCAGACCGCGCTGCACCAGATCACCCATGCGATGCTGCGCTGGATGGCGCCCTTCCTCAGCTTCACCGCCGAGGAAGCCTGGCCCATCCTGGCCGGCGAGGCCAACCAGGGTTCGATCTTTTTCGAAACCTTTGCCGCCTTGCCCTCCCCCAATGAGGCCTTGCTGGCCAAATGGGCGCGCATCCGCGCCATTCGCGACCAGGCCAACAAGGCCATCGAAGACTTGCGCGCCGCTGGAACGGTCGGCGCGTCACTACAGGCCACCCTGACCATCACCGCTGGCGCCGACGACGCCGCTCTGCTGCGTTCGCTGGGCGACGACCTGCGCTTCGTCACGATCACCTCGGCCGTGACCGTGGTCAACGGCGCCCAGCTGGGCATAGCCGTGGCGCCAAGCGCGGCGGTCAAATGCGATCGCTGCTGGCACTACAGCGCCGATGTGGGCATCGACCCGAACCACCCCGCCATCTGCGGCCGCTGCGTCAGCAACCTGGCCGAAGCCGAGGGCCGGGGCGCTGGTGAAACCAGGAGCATTGCTTGA
- a CDS encoding transglycosylase SLT domain-containing protein has protein sequence MRSNLCQLLLAALACGAGMAGAEASQRTTLADHPPAAPQGENADPGALVALGQAALGSMNLDLAAQSYCHATRLGSVEGSYRLGRLLLQQRGFPRARAQARFVLQHAAELGNEEAKRLITTDTAFGGQAALRPSCLPETPRPMATGWVPASYDLQAQPVTAEEVERYLGQLNPERRSWAKQVQERAPFYGVDPRLAVSVVRAESNFDPDALSSANAQGLMQLIPATAIRFGVSDPKDPAQNIEGGLAYLRWLLNRFDHDVLKTTAAYNAGEGAVERYQGVPPYPETQAYVERILQFYRAAVHKAPPVPKARRNKLTKPRG, from the coding sequence ATGCGCAGCAACCTGTGCCAGTTGCTGCTAGCCGCCTTGGCCTGCGGCGCGGGCATGGCCGGTGCCGAAGCCTCACAACGCACAACGCTGGCTGATCACCCGCCAGCGGCCCCTCAGGGGGAAAACGCTGACCCCGGCGCCCTGGTGGCGCTTGGGCAAGCCGCCCTGGGCTCGATGAATCTCGACCTGGCTGCGCAAAGCTACTGCCATGCAACACGCCTGGGCAGTGTCGAAGGCAGCTACCGTCTGGGCCGGTTGCTGCTTCAACAGCGCGGTTTTCCGCGGGCTCGGGCTCAGGCCCGTTTCGTGCTCCAGCACGCTGCCGAGCTCGGCAACGAAGAAGCCAAGCGACTCATCACCACGGACACGGCCTTTGGTGGCCAAGCGGCGTTGCGACCCTCCTGCCTGCCCGAAACGCCACGGCCGATGGCCACTGGCTGGGTACCGGCTTCTTATGACCTGCAGGCCCAACCGGTCACCGCGGAGGAAGTGGAGCGCTACCTCGGCCAGCTGAACCCGGAGCGCCGCAGCTGGGCCAAGCAAGTTCAGGAGCGCGCGCCTTTTTACGGTGTCGACCCCCGGTTGGCGGTCTCAGTGGTGCGGGCGGAATCAAATTTTGATCCCGATGCGCTCTCTTCTGCCAACGCTCAGGGGCTCATGCAGCTCATCCCTGCGACAGCGATCCGGTTTGGGGTGAGCGACCCGAAAGACCCCGCCCAGAATATCGAAGGGGGCCTCGCTTATTTGCGCTGGTTGCTGAACCGCTTTGACCACGACGTGTTGAAAACCACTGCCGCCTACAACGCTGGCGAGGGTGCTGTGGAGCGCTACCAGGGTGTACCTCCCTACCCTGAAACCCAAGCCTATGTCGAACGCATTCTGCAGTTCTACCGGGCCGCTGTTCACAAAGCACCGCCTGTGCCCAAAGCCCGGCGCAACAAACTGACCAAGCCCCGCGGTTGA